The Geotalea uraniireducens Rf4 genome window below encodes:
- a CDS encoding YkgJ family cysteine cluster protein, with protein sequence MENLSNYRALLAKVDELVAAISAKYDEHLACHAGCDSCCRHLTLSLVEGVALAVAFHELPRDQMNDVRERACNVAVDDPCPLLENGLCVLYAARPVICRTHGLPILIVEGDSKRVDFCPHNFRGIESLPGDAMIDLERLNTTLAAINALFITASGLEAVQGAERISIADALLLEV encoded by the coding sequence ATGGAGAATCTCAGCAACTATCGGGCATTGCTCGCCAAGGTGGACGAGCTGGTTGCCGCTATATCAGCAAAATACGACGAACATTTGGCTTGTCATGCCGGCTGCGACAGTTGTTGCCGACATTTGACCCTTTCACTGGTGGAAGGTGTTGCCCTTGCGGTTGCCTTCCATGAACTTCCCCGGGATCAGATGAATGATGTTCGGGAACGAGCCTGCAATGTCGCAGTTGATGACCCATGCCCACTTCTGGAGAACGGTCTTTGTGTTCTCTATGCTGCACGTCCCGTTATCTGCCGCACGCATGGGCTTCCGATTCTGATTGTTGAAGGCGACTCGAAGCGGGTTGATTTCTGTCCGCACAATTTTCGTGGAATCGAATCTTTACCCGGCGATGCGATGATCGACCTTGAGCGCCTGAATACGACCCTTGCCGCAATAAATGCACTATTCATCACGGCATCAGGGTTAGAAGCCGTGCAAGGTGCCGAGCGGATCTCTATCGCCGATGCGCTCCTTCTGGAAGTATAA
- a CDS encoding transglycosylase domain-containing protein — protein sequence MKKMLLIVLGLLIIYAAYIGISLMLMPPMADLQNRKINLSIQVKDWHGNYHPYIVGPKNRYWTPAGSIPLEMKWAVILAEDANFYKHEGIDVKAIKNAIKYDLEKKSFARGASTITQQVAKNLFLSREKTINRKIKEIILAKRMEQELPKGRIIELYLNVIELGPMVYGIGHGARYYFGKPASALTPRECAFIAAMLPGPRVAYNPYKNLGKVLKRSNMILRLLYSKGVLAEAEFAQAMAESPNVGRLQRKVDESIKKEEVLTNISSAKLPGPPPATDNEEEKPTDGSPAPDATSGSPEIKPPQGNSNPPESGSEKP from the coding sequence ATGAAAAAAATGCTGTTGATTGTGCTTGGACTGCTGATTATCTACGCGGCCTACATCGGGATTTCCCTGATGCTCATGCCGCCGATGGCTGACCTGCAAAACCGCAAGATTAACCTGTCCATCCAGGTGAAAGATTGGCACGGCAACTACCACCCATATATCGTCGGACCGAAAAATCGTTACTGGACACCTGCCGGGAGCATTCCCCTGGAAATGAAGTGGGCGGTCATTCTGGCTGAAGACGCCAACTTCTACAAGCATGAAGGAATCGACGTCAAGGCGATAAAGAACGCCATCAAATATGACCTGGAGAAAAAGAGCTTTGCCCGTGGTGCGTCTACCATAACCCAGCAGGTGGCTAAGAATCTATTCCTTTCGCGGGAAAAGACCATCAACCGCAAGATCAAGGAGATCATCCTCGCCAAGCGGATGGAGCAGGAACTTCCCAAGGGCCGGATCATCGAGCTCTACCTGAACGTCATCGAGCTCGGGCCGATGGTCTACGGTATCGGCCATGGAGCGCGCTATTATTTCGGCAAACCGGCTTCGGCGCTCACCCCGAGAGAATGCGCCTTCATAGCCGCCATGCTCCCCGGCCCGCGCGTGGCATACAACCCGTACAAAAACCTGGGGAAGGTACTGAAGCGCTCCAATATGATCCTGCGCCTGTTGTACAGCAAAGGAGTGCTCGCCGAGGCGGAGTTTGCGCAGGCCATGGCAGAATCGCCAAATGTCGGTCGTCTGCAGAGAAAGGTTGACGAAAGCATCAAGAAGGAAGAGGTCCTTACAAATATCAGCAGCGCAAAACTGCCTGGACCGCCCCCGGCCACCGACAACGAGGAGGAAAAGCCGACTGACGGTTCCCCGGCGCCTGATGCGACTAGTGGGTCACCGGAGATCAAGCCGCCGCAGGGCAACAGCAACCCGCCTGAGAGCGGAAGCGAGAAGCCCTGA
- a CDS encoding HD domain-containing protein has translation MKAADYRKLVEGWLGDGSFDERLPEVAALRGVPQPEEFHAEGDAFTHTMLAARAVDDDSDQRVFWGALLHDIGKAETTRLIRGRWRAFGHAEAGAKLVPGILVRLGLPDLADDVAWLVKNHLFHFAWHLGHNVKLTRNQLRFMEHPLFRLLLEVCAADAAASLGRSDKGRVIKMIADFLEQ, from the coding sequence ATGAAAGCTGCCGATTACAGAAAACTCGTCGAAGGATGGCTGGGTGATGGAAGCTTTGATGAAAGGCTGCCGGAGGTAGCGGCGTTACGCGGGGTGCCGCAGCCCGAGGAATTTCATGCAGAAGGAGACGCCTTTACCCATACCATGCTGGCGGCAAGAGCAGTGGACGATGACTCGGACCAGCGGGTATTCTGGGGAGCGCTCCTGCACGACATCGGCAAGGCAGAGACGACCAGACTCATCCGTGGCCGCTGGCGCGCCTTCGGCCATGCAGAAGCCGGGGCAAAACTGGTCCCTGGAATACTGGTTCGCCTCGGGCTTCCCGATCTTGCAGACGATGTGGCGTGGTTGGTAAAAAACCACCTGTTTCACTTCGCCTGGCACCTGGGACACAATGTCAAGCTGACCCGCAATCAACTCAGGTTCATGGAGCATCCCCTCTTCCGTTTGCTGCTTGAGGTCTGCGCTGCAGACGCAGCTGCCTCCCTCGGCAGAAGCGATAAGGGACGGGTGATCAAGATGATCGCAGATTTTCTGGAACAATGA
- a CDS encoding F0F1 ATP synthase subunit epsilon, with the protein MAEKLKVELVTPYKRVLSEEVDEITATGALGEFGVLPGHAPFLTSLKIGELAYKKDGVQQHMALNWGYFEVEGDKVTVLVETAERADEIDLERAKAALGRAEEALKKLSPEDKSFRIYEAALERAAIRMQVAAKAARK; encoded by the coding sequence ATGGCTGAAAAACTGAAAGTTGAACTGGTAACACCCTATAAAAGAGTTCTCTCTGAAGAAGTGGACGAAATTACGGCTACTGGCGCACTCGGCGAATTCGGCGTGCTCCCCGGTCATGCACCGTTCCTTACTTCCCTCAAAATCGGTGAACTCGCCTATAAAAAAGACGGCGTACAGCAGCATATGGCCCTCAACTGGGGTTATTTCGAGGTAGAGGGCGACAAGGTCACTGTGCTCGTCGAAACTGCTGAAAGAGCCGACGAAATCGACCTGGAACGTGCCAAGGCTGCACTCGGCAGGGCTGAAGAAGCTCTGAAGAAATTGTCGCCGGAGGATAAGAGCTTTCGTATTTACGAAGCAGCGCTTGAGCGGGCAGCGATCAGGATGCAGGTTGCCGCAAAAGCTGCCAGAAAATAG
- the pdxA gene encoding 4-hydroxythreonine-4-phosphate dehydrogenase PdxA — protein sequence METSSTKPVIAVTMGDPTGVGPEIIAKALIRPEVNAVCRPLVLGDMETLERGIKIVGAQLRIETMGTGVPPEATTPGVLYLRSLSDLSPADREFAKPTAAGGEAMFRYITEAAHLCLSGDVAGMATAPINKEAMNRAGHKYPGHTELLAELTGTRDFVMMLAGDRLRVTLVTIHEALADVPRLVTHDKVLSTIRITHRDLHRYFRANPRIAVLALNPHCGEGGMFGTEDDRIIKPAVEAARADGIDASGPLSADTLFHFAVQGDYDAVVCMYHDQGLIPLKLLHFDDGVNVTLGLPIIRTSVDHGTAYNLAGKGTASERSMVAAILMAAEMAKQRIETYGNAT from the coding sequence ATGGAAACAAGCTCAACAAAACCGGTGATAGCCGTGACCATGGGAGACCCGACCGGTGTCGGCCCGGAAATCATTGCCAAGGCCCTGATAAGGCCGGAGGTCAATGCCGTTTGCAGACCACTGGTGCTTGGGGACATGGAAACGTTGGAAAGAGGCATTAAAATTGTCGGCGCGCAACTGCGAATCGAAACCATGGGCACAGGTGTGCCGCCCGAAGCGACAACGCCCGGAGTTCTTTATCTCCGTTCCCTTTCCGATCTTTCTCCGGCTGACCGGGAATTCGCCAAGCCGACTGCGGCCGGGGGCGAAGCCATGTTCCGTTACATCACCGAGGCGGCGCACCTTTGCCTCTCCGGCGATGTAGCCGGCATGGCCACCGCGCCCATAAACAAGGAAGCCATGAATCGTGCCGGCCACAAGTATCCGGGGCATACGGAACTGTTGGCGGAGTTGACGGGAACCAGGGATTTCGTCATGATGCTGGCCGGTGACAGGCTACGGGTAACGTTGGTCACTATCCATGAAGCATTGGCCGATGTACCTCGGCTTGTCACGCATGACAAGGTACTGTCGACCATCCGCATCACCCACCGCGACCTGCACCGGTATTTCCGCGCCAATCCCCGTATCGCCGTGCTGGCGCTTAATCCTCATTGCGGCGAAGGTGGAATGTTCGGTACCGAGGACGACCGTATCATCAAACCAGCCGTCGAAGCGGCACGGGCAGACGGAATCGACGCCTCAGGCCCGCTGTCGGCAGATACTCTCTTCCACTTCGCCGTTCAAGGGGATTACGATGCAGTGGTCTGCATGTACCACGACCAGGGACTGATCCCTTTAAAGCTGCTCCACTTCGATGACGGCGTGAATGTTACTCTGGGACTCCCCATAATCCGTACTTCGGTAGATCACGGCACGGCTTACAACCTGGCCGGCAAAGGCACCGCTTCGGAGCGAAGCATGGTTGCAGCGATCCTGATGGCAGCTGAGATGGCGAAACAACGGATAGAAACATACGGGAACGCTACATGA
- the atpD gene encoding F0F1 ATP synthase subunit beta, with the protein MSQNIGKISQVIGAVIDVEFEPGKLPPIYNALRVTNPSIDDKENNLVLEVAQHLGENSVRTIAMDSTDGLVRGQAAIDTGKQISVPVGRKTLGRILNVIGDPVDEMGPVGAEKEYGIHREAPAFVDQSTKVEAFTTGIKVVDLLAPYARGGKIGLFGGAGVGKTVLIMELINNIAMQHGGFSVFAGVGERTREGNDLWMEMKESGVLEKTALVYGQMNEPPGARARVALSALSIAEYFRDEEGQNVLLFIDNIFRFTQAGSEVSALLGRIPSAVGYQPTLATEMGELQERITSTNKGSITSVQAIYVPADDLTDPAPATAFAHLDATTVLSRQIAELGIYPAVDPLDSTSRILDPQVIGEEHYAIARQVQYVLQKYKDLQDIIAILGMDELSEEDKLVVARARKIQRFLSQPFHVAEAFTGAPGKYVELKDTIKGFQEIVAGKHDDVPEQAFYLVGTIEEAIEKAKTLAV; encoded by the coding sequence ATGAGTCAGAACATCGGGAAAATATCGCAAGTCATCGGCGCGGTTATCGACGTCGAATTCGAACCGGGCAAATTGCCGCCAATCTACAATGCTCTCCGGGTCACCAATCCGTCAATCGACGACAAAGAGAATAATCTGGTGCTGGAAGTAGCTCAGCATCTCGGTGAAAATTCAGTCAGAACCATCGCTATGGATTCCACCGATGGCTTGGTACGTGGACAGGCAGCAATCGATACCGGCAAGCAGATCTCTGTTCCTGTTGGTAGAAAGACCCTTGGCCGCATTCTCAACGTTATCGGCGATCCCGTCGACGAGATGGGTCCGGTTGGCGCGGAAAAAGAGTATGGCATTCATCGTGAAGCTCCTGCTTTCGTCGATCAGTCTACCAAAGTAGAAGCGTTCACCACCGGCATCAAGGTCGTTGACCTCCTCGCTCCTTATGCAAGGGGTGGTAAAATCGGCCTCTTCGGCGGCGCCGGTGTTGGCAAGACCGTTCTCATCATGGAACTTATCAATAACATCGCCATGCAGCATGGTGGTTTTTCCGTTTTCGCCGGTGTTGGCGAGCGTACGCGTGAAGGAAACGACCTCTGGATGGAAATGAAAGAATCCGGCGTTCTTGAAAAAACTGCCCTTGTCTACGGTCAGATGAACGAGCCTCCGGGAGCCCGTGCCCGCGTTGCCCTTTCCGCACTTTCGATCGCAGAATACTTCCGTGACGAAGAAGGTCAGAACGTTCTCCTTTTTATTGACAACATTTTCCGTTTCACACAGGCCGGTTCAGAGGTGTCCGCGCTTCTTGGCCGCATCCCTTCCGCCGTTGGTTACCAGCCGACCTTGGCCACGGAAATGGGCGAGTTGCAGGAGCGGATTACCTCAACCAACAAAGGCTCCATTACCTCCGTTCAGGCTATTTACGTCCCTGCCGACGACTTGACCGACCCTGCTCCGGCTACGGCCTTCGCTCACTTGGATGCAACGACGGTTCTTTCCCGTCAGATTGCCGAGCTCGGCATCTACCCGGCAGTTGACCCTCTCGACTCCACCTCCAGGATTCTCGATCCGCAGGTTATCGGTGAAGAGCATTACGCAATTGCACGTCAGGTGCAGTATGTTCTGCAGAAATACAAGGATCTCCAGGACATCATAGCCATTCTTGGTATGGATGAACTTTCCGAGGAAGACAAGCTTGTTGTTGCACGCGCCAGAAAGATCCAAAGGTTTCTCTCCCAGCCCTTCCACGTTGCTGAGGCTTTTACAGGCGCACCCGGCAAATACGTGGAACTCAAGGATACCATCAAGGGTTTCCAGGAGATTGTGGCGGGCAAGCATGACGACGTCCCCGAACAGGCCTTCTACTTGGTCGGTACTATCGAGGAAGCGATCGAAAAAGCCAAGACACTGGCTGTTTAA
- the atpG gene encoding ATP synthase F1 subunit gamma, which translates to MASLKSIKKRIVSVKNTRQITKAMKMVSAAKLRRAQENVVAARPYAKKLGEVLERLSKSQDVDGSPLMEKRQGGKALLIIVSSDRGLCGGFNANICKAAERFAKERGSEFTELSMMTIGRKGYEFLKNRHKIYKNYANIFGTLNYQTAALIARELIDGYLAEEYDEVYLLFNAFKSVMTQDITLEQLLPVTPEVAAEEEYAPEYIYEPSKAALLDELLPKHIEVQMFKAMLESVASEHGARMTAMDSASKNASEMIGKLTLQYNRARQAAITTELMEIISGSESIKG; encoded by the coding sequence ATGGCAAGCCTTAAGAGTATAAAGAAACGTATTGTTTCGGTGAAAAATACCCGGCAGATAACCAAAGCCATGAAAATGGTCTCAGCTGCCAAATTGCGTCGGGCCCAGGAAAACGTTGTCGCAGCACGCCCCTACGCCAAGAAGCTCGGAGAAGTTTTGGAGCGCTTGTCGAAGAGTCAGGATGTCGATGGCAGCCCGCTCATGGAGAAACGGCAGGGCGGTAAAGCTTTGCTGATAATAGTAAGCTCTGATCGTGGCCTCTGCGGCGGATTCAATGCCAATATATGTAAGGCAGCGGAGCGTTTCGCCAAGGAACGCGGCTCGGAGTTTACCGAGCTGTCCATGATGACTATCGGCCGCAAAGGTTATGAGTTCCTCAAGAACCGTCATAAAATTTACAAGAATTATGCAAATATTTTTGGAACGCTCAATTATCAGACAGCAGCCCTGATTGCCCGTGAATTGATCGACGGCTATCTTGCCGAAGAGTATGATGAAGTTTATCTCCTCTTTAACGCTTTCAAGAGTGTCATGACCCAGGACATAACCCTTGAGCAGCTGCTGCCGGTGACGCCGGAAGTTGCTGCCGAAGAAGAGTATGCTCCGGAATATATTTATGAGCCCTCAAAGGCTGCACTGCTTGACGAACTGCTGCCGAAGCATATTGAAGTACAGATGTTCAAGGCGATGCTCGAATCTGTCGCGTCGGAACACGGCGCAAGGATGACCGCCATGGACAGCGCTTCCAAGAATGCCAGCGAGATGATCGGCAAGTTGACTCTTCAGTACAACCGAGCACGTCAGGCCGCCATCACCACCGAGTTGATGGAAATCATTTCCGGCTCTGAATCGATCAAAGGATAA